ACGACGCGCGGGCAGGCGGCGGTTCGTGGGTTCTCGACGGGTCCGTGCTGTCCTACGCTCGGCTCATGCTGGCCCTCACCGGCGAGACGGGGCAGCCGGTCCGGACCGCCGACGGCACCACCGTCGGCCACCTGCGCGACCTCACCGCGCGGATCGGCTCACCGCATCCGGTCGTACACCGGTTGCTGGTCGGCACCCGCCACCGGGCCACGCACCTGGTGCCCTGGAGCGAGGTCGCGTCGTTCGAGCGGTCGGGCGTCCAGTTGCGCGACGCCGAACCGATCTCCGCGTACGCCGACGGCTTCGAGCTCGGCGACGACGAACTCCTGCTGGTACGCGACGTCCTGGACACCCAGATCGTCGACGTCGTGGGGCACCGGCTGGCCCGGGTGGCCGACGTCCTGCTCACCCGGCTGCCCGACCAGCGCCTCGAGGTCGCCGCCGTCGACGTCGGGATGGGCGCGGTCTGCCGCCGGCTCGGCCTGCGGCTCCTCGGCGAGCGGCTGCCCGAGCGCGCCGTCGACTGGCGCGACCTGCACCTGACGTCGAGCCGCGGGCACCTCGTCCAGCTCGCCACCACGGCTGCCGCGGTGCACCGCCTGGACGCCCGCGGGCTGGCCGAACTCCTCACCCGGCTCGACGTGGACAGCGCCACCGACGTGCTGCGGACCGTCGGCCCCGAACGCGCGGCGAACGCGGTCGCGGCCACCCATCCCGACGTCGGCGGCCGGCTGATGCTCGCGCTCGGCTCCGAGGACGCCGGCCGGGTGCTCGACCAGCTTCCCGAGGAGGCCGGACACCACTACCGCCACGTCCTGCGGTCGCGGTCTCCCCTGACCAGGCGGCGGTTCTTCCGGCTGCGCGGCTGGCGTACGCACCGGCCGCGGCACCTCGGCCGGCGACCCGGCGGCAACCACGGCAACCACGGCGACCAGCGCAACCACGGCGACCACGGCGACCAGCGCGGGCCGCGGGAAGACGGCGCGCCGTGACCCCCCGCGTCGGTGACCGGGCCGCGCCGCCCCGGGCCGCCTGGCGGGTACGCATGCTGGCGCTGGTCTCGGTGCTCGGGCCCGGGCTGCTGGCCGGACTGTCCGAC
This Actinopolymorpha cephalotaxi DNA region includes the following protein-coding sequences:
- a CDS encoding magnesium transporter, translated to MLALTGETGQPVRTADGTTVGHLRDLTARIGSPHPVVHRLLVGTRHRATHLVPWSEVASFERSGVQLRDAEPISAYADGFELGDDELLLVRDVLDTQIVDVVGHRLARVADVLLTRLPDQRLEVAAVDVGMGAVCRRLGLRLLGERLPERAVDWRDLHLTSSRGHLVQLATTAAAVHRLDARGLAELLTRLDVDSATDVLRTVGPERAANAVAATHPDVGGRLMLALGSEDAGRVLDQLPEEAGHHYRHVLRSRSPLTRRRFFRLRGWRTHRPRHLGRRPGGNHGNHGDQRNHGDHGDQRGPREDGAP